A stretch of Deltaproteobacteria bacterium DNA encodes these proteins:
- the pilM gene encoding pilus assembly protein PilM, producing the protein MPQVILALDLGSYSIKLTRAERSMGEFAISDFFEIPFEQHEALSPEQVISVTLKKFFEEHPLSYDTAITALSGTETALRTLDFPFTQAAKIDSAIDFELETFVPFPVEDLCIDYIPIQKKASQTTVIAAYTPKAQIAKFLGMLSEANFDPRYVGVESLDLANLYHSRMLPPQGCYALLDLGHSKTQLTLLSGGELKLARTISIGGKHITEAIAKVMEVDFSRAQQIKHSEGQISAFDSSSELTEAIQEVVDQILVQVRQTLFAFYEKGGSVIEAVFLCGGTSRLSGIDQYLSTVLKLNVSPLDVLDYSFSHLKDPETARVLIAPCVAMVLRAVYPGKTVSLNFRRDEFAYTRDIQAISAEFKPMAIAAIVVLVLGVVYFSFSLYLLGDREQKLNKSVASLLTQGLTNLPKKVPEKMTDAQNLIKDRISKSQDELSKLQSDSALSALEILRMISMGLPSRQDLKLDVDDLNIATDHVRLEGRTVSYEAVDKVKSSLEKISQFKNVQTGNVRKGVQDEIKFSLSFDIGV; encoded by the coding sequence GTGCCACAAGTTATTTTAGCGCTCGATTTGGGTTCTTATTCTATCAAGCTTACTCGTGCTGAACGCTCAATGGGAGAATTTGCAATCAGCGATTTTTTTGAAATTCCTTTCGAGCAACATGAAGCCTTGAGCCCCGAGCAGGTAATTTCTGTTACACTCAAAAAATTTTTTGAGGAACATCCCTTAAGTTACGATACTGCTATTACGGCCCTTTCAGGGACCGAAACTGCCCTGCGTACCCTGGATTTTCCTTTTACCCAGGCGGCCAAAATTGATTCGGCAATTGATTTTGAACTCGAGACCTTCGTCCCTTTTCCTGTGGAAGATCTTTGCATCGATTACATTCCCATCCAAAAGAAGGCATCTCAAACTACTGTTATCGCGGCCTATACCCCCAAGGCTCAAATCGCAAAATTTTTAGGAATGCTCAGTGAAGCCAACTTTGATCCTCGCTATGTAGGTGTAGAAAGTCTGGACCTTGCCAACTTGTACCACTCGCGCATGTTGCCTCCCCAAGGTTGTTATGCCTTACTGGATTTGGGTCACAGCAAAACCCAACTCACCCTTTTGTCTGGTGGAGAATTGAAGTTGGCCAGAACTATCTCCATCGGCGGTAAACATATCACTGAAGCCATCGCAAAAGTGATGGAGGTTGATTTTTCGAGGGCTCAACAAATCAAACACAGCGAAGGACAAATTTCTGCCTTTGATTCCTCCTCAGAACTTACAGAGGCTATCCAAGAAGTGGTAGACCAGATTTTAGTTCAGGTTCGACAGACCCTCTTTGCTTTTTACGAAAAGGGAGGAAGTGTCATTGAAGCTGTTTTTCTCTGTGGGGGCACTTCAAGGCTTTCGGGCATTGATCAATATCTTTCTACTGTTCTAAAACTCAATGTTTCTCCCCTGGATGTGCTCGATTATTCCTTTAGTCATTTGAAAGATCCGGAAACTGCAAGAGTTCTCATTGCGCCTTGTGTTGCGATGGTTTTACGTGCTGTGTATCCCGGAAAAACAGTGAGTCTTAATTTTAGACGAGATGAATTTGCGTATACCCGAGATATTCAGGCCATTTCTGCGGAGTTCAAACCCATGGCCATTGCGGCTATTGTGGTGTTGGTGCTGGGTGTTGTCTACTTTTCGTTTAGCCTTTATTTACTAGGCGACCGTGAACAGAAGTTGAATAAAAGCGTTGCTTCCTTGCTGACTCAGGGTTTGACAAATCTCCCAAAAAAAGTGCCTGAAAAAATGACGGACGCACAGAATTTGATTAAAGACAGAATAAGCAAGTCTCAGGACGAGCTTTCGAAGCTACAAAGCGATTCTGCCTTGTCGGCCTTGGAAATTCTAAGGATGATCTCAATGGGACTTCCGAGCCGGCAAGATCTGAAATTGGACGTAGACGATTTGAATATTGCCACCGACCATGTTCGACTAGAAGGCCGCACCGTGTCTTACGAGGCGGTAGATAAAGTAAAATCGTCTTTGGAGAAGATTTCCCAGTTTAAAAATGTGCAGACGGGGAATGTCCGTAAAGGCGTGCAAGATGAAATCAAGTTTTCTCTTTCATTTGATATAGGAGTCTAA